In the genome of Helicobacteraceae bacterium, one region contains:
- a CDS encoding bifunctional 3,4-dihydroxy-2-butanone 4-phosphate synthase/GTP cyclohydrolase II, producing the protein MHRPAIERVIKAIETVKVGKMVILIDDEDRENEGDLMYAGALSTPELMNFMIKEARGLVCAALDRAIAERLNLAPMVSKNTSAHETAFTISVDAKSASTGISAYERHDTIALLADPLSSSDDLVSPGHIFPLIAKDGGVLVRAGQTEGSVDLCRLAGLASCGVICEILKEDGSMARRPDLDEFSTRNNIPIVYIADLIEYRLERESLVSRRQIEVKELFGASVTISEWVDHLGRVHNAAVFGEIGEECAVKFHLIGSDAALILDDRRFSGLLKAIEYLKQNGGALLLLESNARSAKKEFGIGAQILTRLGVKRLTLLATQEFDEPTALAGFGLELKNTLLP; encoded by the coding sequence ATGCACCGACCAGCGATAGAGCGGGTAATTAAAGCGATCGAAACGGTTAAAGTCGGCAAGATGGTTATACTGATCGACGACGAGGATCGCGAAAACGAAGGCGATCTGATGTATGCGGGCGCGCTTTCCACGCCGGAACTGATGAATTTTATGATCAAAGAGGCGAGAGGGCTTGTGTGCGCCGCGCTGGATCGCGCGATCGCCGAGCGGTTAAATCTCGCGCCGATGGTAAGCAAAAACACCTCCGCGCACGAAACGGCTTTCACGATAAGCGTGGACGCAAAAAGCGCCAGCACCGGCATTTCGGCTTACGAGCGCCACGATACGATCGCGCTTTTAGCCGATCCGCTTAGCTCTAGCGACGATTTGGTTAGCCCAGGTCATATCTTCCCGCTGATCGCCAAAGACGGCGGCGTTCTCGTGCGCGCGGGGCAGACCGAAGGTTCGGTCGATCTCTGCCGCTTAGCGGGATTGGCGTCGTGCGGCGTAATCTGCGAAATCCTTAAAGAGGACGGCTCTATGGCTAGACGTCCCGATCTAGACGAGTTCTCGACGCGGAACAATATCCCGATCGTTTATATCGCCGATCTGATCGAGTATCGGCTTGAACGCGAATCGCTTGTTAGCCGCCGCCAGATCGAGGTTAAAGAGCTGTTCGGCGCGAGCGTAACGATCAGCGAATGGGTCGATCATCTAGGGCGCGTTCACAACGCGGCGGTTTTCGGAGAGATTGGCGAGGAGTGCGCCGTCAAGTTTCATCTGATTGGCTCCGACGCGGCGCTGATCTTGGACGATAGGCGTTTTAGCGGACTACTTAAGGCGATCGAGTATCTTAAACAAAACGGCGGAGCGTTGCTACTGCTGGAATCTAACGCCAGAAGCGCCAAAAAAGAGTTTGGCATAGGCGCGCAGATTTTAACGCGGCTTGGAGTAAAGCGACTTACTCTGCTCGCCACGCAGGAGTTCGACGAGCCTACGGCTCTCGCCGGTTTTGGGCTGGAGCTTAAAAACACGCTTCTGCCGTAG
- a CDS encoding biopolymer transporter ExbD, whose protein sequence is MRRQRRDEETGVDMTPMLDIVFIMLIFFIVTASFVKESGISVNSPRASTAQTQDQASVMIAINEAGEIWIDGRIVDIRAIRANVARLKALNPEGAVVIQADANAKTYLLVEAMDQARQAGVENVSIAARPK, encoded by the coding sequence GTGAGAAGGCAAAGACGCGACGAAGAAACGGGCGTGGATATGACGCCGATGCTCGACATCGTATTTATTATGCTGATCTTTTTTATCGTTACCGCTTCGTTTGTCAAGGAGTCTGGTATTAGCGTTAATAGCCCTCGCGCCTCGACCGCGCAGACGCAGGATCAGGCGAGCGTGATGATCGCTATTAACGAGGCGGGCGAGATATGGATAGACGGGCGCATAGTGGATATTCGCGCTATAAGAGCCAACGTCGCGCGCTTAAAGGCGCTTAATCCTGAAGGCGCGGTCGTTATCCAAGCCGACGCGAACGCGAAAACCTATCTGCTCGTCGAGGCTATGGATCAAGCGCGGCAGGCGGGAGTTGAAAATGTATCGATCGCGGCGCGCCCCAAATAG
- a CDS encoding mechanosensitive ion channel: protein MKLARALSLFAAIALACLADTSEAQTRLDEITAQIAKIDEALDSDRNVWIKRFIDRRDFLALQTEQAQIAAEIKQLASRRDAASKQRRDLLEERAKTLKIRLELLGESSDASPYDSASGIDLVSDAPEVKNPFAIISGFSYIRESSQLLDEQRVKLQSLRDTIEGEKERQSLIERQNALLLQLNQPSVAAEYAETIALLTSLNNIEEVLSTALSVQEKRFSANEAHVKAQIEGEISKLILIASAVAALIALGFFLKLVVKRAVADANRIFSINRAVNIATFLIVALILLFNYINNIVYFVTLLGFISAGIAIAMKDWFMSLLGWLVIVIGGSVHIGDRIRIVRDGDAVVGDVLEIGLTRIMLFEDITLATFDLNRRAGRIIHIPNNYVFTNIIQNYAYGEMQTVWDGIDIVVTFDSNHKKARKIAKEIAAKHAIGYTDQTRKHYNNLRARFNFRAVSVEPRVFTFVHTYGVKVSVWYLTNSYATLSLRSAISAEIVEAFNAADGIIIAYPTYALDTLKAIEAARSDLFNRAQP, encoded by the coding sequence ATGAAATTAGCGCGCGCGTTGTCTTTGTTCGCCGCGATCGCTCTAGCTTGCCTAGCCGATACGAGCGAGGCGCAAACGCGGCTTGACGAGATAACGGCGCAGATCGCGAAAATAGACGAGGCGCTCGATTCCGATCGCAACGTGTGGATCAAACGCTTTATCGATCGGCGCGATTTTCTCGCTCTGCAAACCGAACAAGCGCAGATCGCCGCGGAGATAAAACAGCTTGCGAGCAGACGCGACGCGGCTTCCAAACAGCGGCGCGATCTGCTGGAAGAACGCGCTAAAACCTTGAAAATACGGCTTGAGTTGCTTGGCGAATCCTCCGACGCCTCGCCATACGACAGCGCTTCGGGAATCGATCTTGTCTCCGACGCTCCGGAGGTGAAAAACCCTTTCGCGATCATAAGCGGCTTCTCGTATATTCGCGAAAGCTCGCAACTGCTAGACGAACAGCGGGTTAAACTTCAATCGCTCCGCGACACGATCGAGGGCGAAAAAGAGCGCCAATCGTTAATAGAACGCCAAAACGCGCTTTTGCTTCAGCTAAATCAACCGAGCGTCGCCGCCGAATACGCCGAAACGATCGCGCTGCTAACCTCCCTAAACAATATAGAGGAGGTGTTGTCCACCGCGCTTAGCGTGCAGGAAAAGCGCTTTAGCGCGAACGAGGCGCACGTAAAAGCGCAGATCGAAGGGGAAATATCCAAACTGATTTTAATAGCGTCGGCGGTGGCGGCTCTTATCGCTTTGGGATTCTTTCTGAAGCTGGTGGTTAAACGCGCCGTAGCCGACGCGAATCGGATATTTAGCATCAATCGCGCCGTTAATATCGCGACCTTTCTTATCGTAGCGCTGATCTTGCTGTTTAACTACATTAACAATATCGTCTATTTCGTTACGCTGCTAGGATTTATATCCGCCGGTATCGCGATCGCCATGAAAGACTGGTTTATGAGTCTGCTAGGGTGGCTTGTGATCGTGATTGGCGGATCGGTGCATATCGGCGATCGCATTCGTATCGTGCGCGACGGCGACGCGGTAGTCGGCGACGTGTTAGAGATAGGCTTGACGCGCATTATGCTCTTCGAGGATATTACGCTCGCCACTTTCGATCTTAACCGCAGGGCGGGACGGATTATACATATTCCAAACAACTACGTCTTTACAAATATCATTCAAAACTACGCCTACGGCGAAATGCAGACGGTGTGGGACGGCATAGATATTGTCGTTACGTTCGATTCCAATCACAAAAAAGCGCGCAAGATCGCAAAAGAGATCGCCGCTAAGCACGCGATCGGCTATACCGATCAGACGCGCAAACACTACAACAATCTACGAGCGCGCTTCAATTTTCGCGCCGTCAGCGTGGAGCCGCGCGTCTTTACTTTTGTCCATACTTACGGGGTAAAAGTGAGCGTCTGGTATCTGACCAACTCTTACGCTACGCTGTCGCTAAGAAGCGCGATCAGCGCGGAGATAGTCGAAGCGTTTAACGCCGCCGACGGAATTATCATCGCCTACCCCACCTACGCGCTCGATACGCTAAAAGCGATCGAGGCGGCGCGCAGCGATCTTTTTAACCGCGCCCAACCCTAA
- a CDS encoding MotA/TolQ/ExbB proton channel family protein, whose amino-acid sequence MKRTLIVFTLVVCAAFGDNLDRLLEKVRSNGERERQAELARVDRFLKERNNAATLLKNAKAEYDKAQARGRALANQADANEKKNADLNDELRRKSGGLNELFGAFNQRVGEFKAETDDSIVSAQVPERFERILTLVNSRELPSSEDLRGFWAMQLEEIILSGKIERFNAIVIDRRGEKQERTVVRLGAFGATSEGEYFVWKNGAITASAGQPSGGVQRQARAFESALEPKAIAVDPTRGSLLELFALRPSFAERMTQGGAIGYLILTLGVFGVGLGLWRIVKLRSIDKSVKRQLANIGSPRGDNPLGRVLLETKSKESALDLEIGALEKGQGAIKLLAAAAPLLGLLGTVVGMIGAFQAITLFGAGDPKMMAGSISLALVTTMQGLIVAVPLLFIHGFLRFRSQTIGDRLESVCL is encoded by the coding sequence ATGAAACGAACGCTGATTGTTTTTACGCTCGTCGTTTGCGCGGCGTTTGGCGATAATTTGGATCGATTGCTAGAAAAGGTGCGCTCAAACGGAGAGCGGGAGCGTCAAGCCGAACTGGCGCGCGTCGATCGCTTTTTAAAAGAGCGAAACAACGCGGCTACGCTTTTGAAAAACGCCAAAGCCGAATACGATAAAGCTCAGGCTAGAGGGCGCGCGTTAGCCAACCAAGCGGACGCGAACGAAAAGAAAAACGCCGATCTGAACGACGAGTTAAGACGAAAAAGCGGCGGTTTGAACGAGCTTTTTGGCGCGTTCAATCAGCGCGTAGGCGAATTTAAAGCCGAAACGGACGATTCGATCGTATCGGCGCAAGTTCCCGAAAGATTCGAGCGGATTCTAACGCTCGTAAACTCGCGCGAACTGCCAAGCTCCGAAGATTTGAGGGGCTTTTGGGCAATGCAGCTCGAAGAGATAATCCTAAGCGGCAAAATCGAGCGGTTCAACGCGATCGTAATCGATAGGCGCGGAGAAAAACAAGAGCGAACCGTCGTTAGGCTCGGCGCGTTTGGGGCGACGTCGGAAGGCGAGTATTTTGTTTGGAAAAACGGCGCGATCACCGCCAGCGCGGGACAGCCAAGCGGCGGCGTTCAACGGCAAGCGCGAGCTTTCGAGAGCGCCTTAGAGCCTAAAGCGATCGCCGTCGATCCTACGCGCGGCTCTCTTTTGGAGCTATTCGCTCTGCGTCCTAGTTTTGCGGAGCGAATGACGCAAGGCGGCGCGATCGGCTATCTGATCTTAACGCTGGGCGTTTTTGGCGTCGGCTTGGGATTATGGCGCATCGTCAAACTGCGCTCGATTGATAAATCCGTCAAGCGCCAACTGGCAAATATCGGCTCGCCGCGCGGCGATAATCCGCTAGGTCGCGTGCTACTCGAAACCAAGAGCAAAGAGAGCGCGCTCGATTTGGAGATAGGCGCGTTGGAAAAGGGGCAAGGCGCGATAAAACTTTTAGCCGCCGCCGCGCCGCTTTTGGGGTTGCTAGGCACGGTGGTGGGTATGATCGGCGCGTTTCAGGCGATCACGCTCTTTGGCGCGGGCGATCCTAAGATGATGGCGGGCAGCATATCGCTGGCGCTGGTTACCACCATGCAAGGGCTTATCGTAGCGGTGCCTCTGCTGTTTATACACGGCTTTTTGCGTTTTAGAAGCCAGACGATAGGCGATCGGCTAGAAAGCGTCTGCCTATGA
- a CDS encoding YkgJ family cysteine cluster protein — translation MRGLIKREGFNFAFDPQACERCGSRCCAGESGDVWASDKEIAAISALLGEGEAATRGLYFRREREGWRVKERETKRGFECVFLGDSGCKIYAARPTQCKSFPFWAGMNEQIERLTLACAGAIV, via the coding sequence ATGCGTGGCTTGATTAAACGAGAGGGCTTTAATTTTGCCTTTGATCCGCAAGCGTGCGAACGTTGCGGTTCTAGATGCTGCGCGGGCGAAAGCGGGGACGTATGGGCGAGCGATAAAGAGATCGCCGCGATCTCCGCGCTGTTGGGCGAAGGCGAGGCGGCGACGCGAGGGTTATATTTTCGTAGAGAACGCGAGGGTTGGCGGGTTAAAGAGCGCGAAACAAAACGCGGTTTCGAGTGCGTCTTTCTTGGCGATAGCGGTTGCAAAATCTACGCGGCGCGCCCGACGCAATGCAAATCGTTTCCGTTTTGGGCTGGCATGAACGAGCAGATCGAGCGGCTAACTCTAGCCTGCGCGGGAGCGATCGTATGA
- the trpC gene encoding indole-3-glycerol phosphate synthase TrpC has product MILDEIVRVTRERVKERKAAMPEETLGRAMALNPFYPIDIIAALKKEENKPLKIIAEVKKASPSRGDICENFDPIAIAADYEKGGAAAISVLTEPQWFKGDLEYLSLIRRHNRLPLLCKDFIVDRYQLLEALVYGASFALLIANILSLKELSSLLEQTRNLGMEALVEIHDKTDLSKAIAAKATIIGINHRNLDTLEMDMSLSEKLIALIPQDKIIVAESGLHSRERLLELSEIGMDAFLIGEYFMRQEDRAAAVRAMAGI; this is encoded by the coding sequence ATGATACTTGACGAAATTGTGAGAGTTACGCGCGAAAGAGTAAAAGAGCGCAAAGCCGCCATGCCCGAAGAGACGCTTGGGCGCGCTATGGCGTTAAATCCGTTTTATCCGATCGATATAATCGCCGCGCTGAAAAAAGAGGAAAACAAGCCGCTCAAAATCATCGCGGAGGTTAAAAAAGCCAGCCCCTCTCGCGGCGATATATGCGAAAATTTCGATCCGATCGCGATCGCCGCCGACTACGAAAAAGGCGGCGCGGCGGCAATATCCGTTTTGACCGAGCCGCAATGGTTTAAAGGCGATTTGGAATATCTTTCGCTGATTCGCAGGCACAACCGCCTGCCGCTTTTGTGCAAAGATTTTATCGTCGATCGCTATCAACTGCTTGAAGCGCTAGTTTACGGCGCCTCTTTCGCGCTACTAATCGCCAATATACTAAGCCTCAAAGAGCTTTCGTCGTTGCTGGAGCAAACGCGAAATCTAGGAATGGAGGCGCTTGTGGAGATACACGATAAAACCGATCTAAGCAAAGCGATCGCCGCCAAAGCGACGATTATCGGAATAAATCATCGCAATTTAGACACGCTAGAGATGGATATGAGTTTGTCTGAAAAACTTATCGCGCTGATTCCTCAAGACAAGATCATTGTCGCCGAAAGCGGCTTGCATTCGCGCGAGCGGCTGCTGGAGCTTAGCGAGATCGGCATGGACGCGTTTTTGATCGGAGAATATTTTATGCGCCAAGAGGATCGCGCCGCCGCCGTCCGCGCGATGGCGGGGATCTGA
- the aroB gene encoding 3-dehydroquinate synthase, protein MIIDINLRKNIDDGYKVHIGDLGELTFDTKVAIVTNKTIAAPHLDRLRSRVFAPEISEIIIEDGERYKNLETIGKIADRLCESRLDRKSVLIAFGGGVIGDMTGFCAAIYQRGISFVQIPTTLLAMVDASVGGKTGVNNAYGKNLIGAFYQPKSVHIDQRWLATLPKREFAAGAAEIVKMAATLDREFFERLENADLSDEKELAYAIAQSIRIKANIVMQDEKESGARAILNYGHTFGHAIEKESGYGAYLHGECVAMGMIMANNLAVSLGLLSSGEADRIDKTLRRFGLTARYKTPDANRFYESFFHDKKTLSDKIRFALPRGIGNYVFIDDAAKRLAIDAIIKGGE, encoded by the coding sequence ATGATTATAGATATAAACCTGCGAAAAAATATAGACGACGGCTATAAAGTTCATATCGGCGATCTTGGCGAGCTGACGTTCGATACGAAAGTCGCGATCGTTACCAACAAAACTATAGCCGCGCCGCACTTAGACAGGTTAAGATCGCGCGTATTCGCGCCGGAGATTAGCGAGATTATTATAGAGGATGGCGAGCGCTATAAAAACCTTGAAACAATCGGAAAAATCGCCGATCGCCTGTGCGAGTCGCGGCTCGATCGCAAAAGCGTTTTGATAGCGTTTGGCGGCGGCGTGATCGGCGATATGACGGGTTTTTGCGCCGCGATCTACCAGCGCGGCATATCGTTTGTGCAAATTCCGACGACTCTGCTTGCGATGGTTGACGCGAGCGTGGGCGGCAAAACGGGCGTTAATAACGCTTACGGCAAGAATCTAATCGGCGCTTTTTACCAACCAAAGAGCGTCCATATCGATCAAAGATGGCTGGCTACCCTGCCAAAACGCGAGTTTGCGGCGGGAGCGGCGGAGATCGTAAAGATGGCGGCTACGCTAGATCGCGAGTTTTTCGAGCGGCTAGAAAACGCCGATCTTAGCGACGAAAAAGAGCTTGCCTACGCGATCGCGCAATCCATTCGCATTAAAGCCAATATCGTTATGCAAGACGAGAAAGAGAGCGGCGCGCGGGCGATATTAAACTACGGGCATACCTTCGGACACGCTATCGAAAAAGAGAGCGGATACGGCGCGTATTTGCACGGCGAGTGCGTCGCGATGGGTATGATCATGGCTAATAATCTAGCGGTCAGTCTAGGGCTTCTCTCAAGCGGCGAAGCCGATCGGATCGATAAAACTCTCCGAAGGTTCGGATTAACGGCGCGATACAAAACTCCCGACGCCAACCGTTTCTACGAGAGCTTTTTTCACGATAAGAAAACGCTGAGCGACAAAATCCGTTTCGCTCTGCCGCGCGGAATCGGAAATTACGTTTTTATCGACGACGCGGCGAAACGTTTAGCGATCGACGCGATAATCAAGGGCGGCGAATGA
- a CDS encoding energy transducer TonB, whose amino-acid sequence MYRSRRAPNRALVKGFGAIFFGACASVTTLWLMALATNFAPSETRNGDFDKIVEFIRLREESALTPQTRTITPPKPPPPPELRTEVDIGSIEETNAYAFAIDPSMLSMKGIAVGRGVAERGLIPVSGIPPNYPRAAKMRGIEGNVELEFIITESGEVTDIIVIGGVNGDWFTETAIRALSRWRFSPKIVNGKPARQLARQVFTFKLENER is encoded by the coding sequence ATGTATCGATCGCGGCGCGCCCCAAATAGGGCGCTTGTCAAAGGTTTCGGCGCGATCTTTTTTGGCGCTTGCGCGTCCGTAACCACGCTGTGGCTAATGGCGCTCGCGACCAATTTCGCGCCGAGCGAAACGCGAAACGGCGATTTTGACAAAATAGTCGAATTTATCAGACTGCGCGAGGAGAGCGCGCTAACGCCGCAGACCAGAACGATCACGCCGCCAAAACCGCCGCCTCCGCCGGAGCTTCGCACGGAAGTGGACATAGGCTCTATTGAAGAGACAAACGCCTACGCCTTCGCGATCGATCCTTCCATGCTCTCTATGAAAGGAATAGCGGTTGGTCGCGGCGTCGCGGAGCGAGGGCTAATCCCCGTTTCTGGAATCCCGCCGAACTATCCTCGCGCCGCAAAAATGCGGGGGATCGAGGGAAACGTGGAGCTTGAGTTTATCATTACCGAAAGCGGCGAGGTAACCGACATAATCGTCATAGGCGGGGTCAACGGCGATTGGTTTACGGAAACGGCTATACGGGCGCTATCGCGCTGGCGTTTCTCGCCCAAAATAGTAAACGGCAAGCCGGCGCGCCAGCTTGCTAGGCAGGTATTTACCTTCAAATTGGAGAACGAACGATGA
- a CDS encoding MotA/TolQ/ExbB proton channel family protein, which yields MNAIARFLDNGGLAMWLLAALSFTLWTLVFWRWFFGAKVMTLLKTIVAIAPLLGLFGTVMGMIEVFEAIAHYGSSEPRVFASGIARATFPTMAGLTIGLLGLFASTKFVYSFGQNAAKGGGS from the coding sequence ATGAACGCTATCGCGCGTTTTTTGGATAACGGCGGGCTTGCGATGTGGCTGCTTGCCGCGCTTAGTTTCACATTATGGACGCTGGTTTTTTGGCGCTGGTTTTTTGGCGCGAAAGTTATGACGCTTCTTAAAACCATCGTCGCCATCGCGCCGCTTCTTGGGCTTTTTGGCACGGTGATGGGCATGATCGAGGTGTTTGAGGCGATCGCGCACTACGGCTCTAGCGAGCCTAGAGTTTTCGCGTCCGGAATAGCCCGCGCCACTTTTCCCACGATGGCGGGTCTGACGATTGGGCTGCTTGGATTGTTTGCCTCGACGAAATTTGTCTATTCGTTTGGGCAAAACGCGGCTAAAGGAGGCGGATCGTGA
- the truD gene encoding tRNA pseudouridine(13) synthase TruD yields the protein MQKRGFFLTHSPINARFAQNAKDFVVEEIALYEPSGAGDHLFVKIRKKGVSTWEAAQAFSERIGVKTRDIGYAGLKDKNAMSVQTLSFPAKFESKIATFEHSAIKVLDIRRHNNKLKIGHLKGNRFFVRLKKVGAIDAKKIDGAIARIAENGAPNFFGFQRFGRDGDNYEKARAFLDGEAKIRGRKMQTFLINALQSERFNAWLTRRIELSSAINSFGAKQIAKEYKLNADAIEELSAQTQFFKLLEGDIMLHYPHGKLYFAEDLTKEADRFAAKESAPTGVLSGHRAMLARGFAGEIESEFFEDIPSSGDRRYAWIFPQELTGKHVEQEAHYELGFYLPKGSYATALIEEILHCELSGDPSGHNEN from the coding sequence ATGCAAAAACGAGGGTTTTTCCTAACTCATTCGCCCATAAACGCGCGTTTCGCGCAAAACGCGAAAGATTTCGTCGTGGAGGAGATAGCGCTTTACGAGCCAAGCGGCGCGGGCGATCATCTATTTGTGAAAATTAGAAAAAAGGGCGTTTCCACTTGGGAGGCGGCGCAGGCTTTCAGCGAGCGAATCGGCGTAAAAACGCGCGATATAGGCTACGCTGGGCTGAAGGACAAGAACGCCATGAGCGTTCAAACGCTCTCTTTTCCAGCCAAATTTGAATCAAAGATCGCGACGTTCGAGCATAGCGCGATCAAGGTTTTGGATATTCGCAGGCATAACAACAAGCTAAAGATCGGACATCTTAAAGGCAATAGGTTTTTTGTCAGGCTTAAAAAAGTCGGCGCGATCGACGCGAAAAAGATCGACGGCGCGATCGCGCGGATCGCAGAAAACGGCGCGCCAAACTTTTTTGGGTTTCAGCGCTTCGGGCGCGACGGCGACAACTACGAAAAAGCGAGGGCGTTTTTGGACGGAGAGGCGAAAATACGCGGGCGTAAAATGCAGACCTTCCTTATCAACGCGCTTCAAAGCGAGCGCTTTAACGCGTGGCTTACGCGCAGGATCGAGCTTTCAAGCGCGATAAACAGTTTCGGCGCGAAGCAAATCGCCAAAGAATACAAGCTAAACGCCGACGCGATCGAGGAGCTAAGCGCGCAAACGCAGTTTTTCAAACTTTTGGAGGGCGATATTATGCTCCACTATCCGCACGGCAAGCTCTATTTCGCGGAGGATTTGACCAAAGAAGCCGATCGTTTCGCCGCCAAAGAGAGCGCCCCGACGGGCGTTTTGAGCGGACATAGGGCTATGCTTGCCAGAGGTTTTGCGGGCGAGATCGAGAGCGAGTTTTTCGAGGATATTCCTTCAAGCGGCGATCGCCGCTACGCGTGGATTTTTCCGCAAGAGCTAACTGGCAAACACGTAGAGCAAGAGGCGCATTACGAGCTTGGTTTTTATCTGCCTAAAGGCTCTTACGCCACCGCTTTGATCGAGGAGATATTGCATTGCGAACTAAGCGGCGATCCAAGCGGACACAATGAGAATTAG
- a CDS encoding tetratricopeptide repeat protein: MRTIWLLSVFCVLLNAALPLEEAKAHLDAGRYKEAYEPLKQAISMVENPPIAWRRVLASLCLEINNTKEAIEAFKGIVIEEESTESDFMGLFYAYSLLGDDKNALGVLSAAQAAGKLDKESSLAIYSSMLAQGGGAIRAAKLLRRAIDENKIAKTPQNYERLFYAYRQAREHKEGLRAIRLANSLSPSERFYSQAAYVAFESGEFSAAIEAAQKAIELDAKNAHSLRLLIGACAIETKDYMLARSAFAEVLKSPKHAKQAKSWLNYLDELTIKQSLN, encoded by the coding sequence ATGAGAACGATTTGGCTTTTATCGGTTTTTTGCGTTTTGCTTAACGCCGCTCTGCCGCTTGAGGAGGCGAAAGCGCATTTAGACGCGGGACGCTATAAAGAGGCTTACGAACCGCTTAAACAGGCTATATCCATGGTTGAAAACCCGCCGATCGCTTGGCGGCGCGTGCTGGCTTCGCTATGTCTTGAAATCAACAACACCAAAGAGGCGATCGAGGCGTTTAAGGGCATAGTGATCGAGGAGGAATCGACCGAAAGCGACTTTATGGGGCTGTTTTACGCGTATTCGCTATTGGGCGACGATAAAAACGCGCTTGGAGTTTTGAGCGCCGCGCAAGCCGCTGGCAAATTGGACAAAGAATCCAGCCTCGCGATCTATTCGAGCATGTTAGCGCAAGGCGGCGGCGCGATACGAGCGGCTAAACTCTTACGCCGCGCGATCGACGAGAACAAAATAGCCAAAACCCCGCAAAACTACGAAAGGCTTTTTTACGCATATCGTCAGGCGCGAGAGCATAAGGAGGGGCTGCGCGCCATTCGTTTGGCGAACTCTCTGAGTCCTAGCGAGCGGTTTTATTCGCAAGCGGCGTATGTCGCGTTTGAATCCGGAGAGTTTAGCGCGGCGATCGAAGCCGCTCAAAAAGCGATTGAACTTGACGCTAAAAACGCGCATTCGCTTAGGCTGTTAATCGGCGCGTGCGCTATTGAAACGAAAGACTATATGCTTGCGCGATCGGCGTTCGCCGAAGTCTTAAAATCGCCCAAACACGCTAAACAGGCTAAAAGCTGGCTAAACTATTTAGACGAGCTTACTATTAAGCAGAGCTTAAATTAA
- a CDS encoding DUF3450 domain-containing protein, with protein sequence MRSIVFTTALVAAAFGAELDDVLKQSAADMQNAAALQARIDALDDETKALLDEYRRVTREIEIQERYNAELEKLVAAQDEETRSIQKQIYAVEETTRSVLPLISEMIEGFESLVSYDLPFLPAEREDRAAKLKTLTNRADVSIAEKYRVVLEAYAIESEYSRTIEAYAGELEDGRAVDFLRLGRIGLYYLTRDHNEAARYDMELKAFTPLNSGDKESLINAVKIAKKEKVADLIALPLSAPKDKQ encoded by the coding sequence ATGAGATCGATCGTATTTACTACGGCGCTCGTCGCGGCGGCGTTCGGCGCCGAATTGGACGACGTGCTAAAACAGAGCGCGGCGGATATGCAAAACGCCGCGGCTTTACAGGCTAGAATCGACGCGCTGGACGACGAGACAAAAGCGCTGTTAGACGAATACCGCCGCGTAACGCGCGAGATAGAGATTCAAGAGCGCTACAACGCGGAGCTAGAAAAGCTAGTCGCCGCGCAAGACGAGGAGACGAGGAGCATACAAAAACAGATCTACGCCGTAGAGGAAACGACCAGAAGCGTGTTGCCGCTGATAAGCGAGATGATCGAAGGTTTTGAAAGCCTCGTATCTTACGATCTGCCGTTCCTGCCCGCCGAGCGAGAGGATCGCGCGGCAAAGCTAAAAACGCTGACAAACCGCGCCGACGTATCCATAGCGGAAAAATACCGCGTCGTGCTGGAGGCTTACGCTATCGAAAGCGAGTATTCGCGCACGATCGAAGCCTACGCGGGAGAGTTGGAGGACGGCAGAGCCGTCGATTTTTTGCGGTTGGGACGAATCGGGCTTTACTATTTGACGCGCGATCACAACGAGGCGGCGAGATACGATATGGAGTTAAAAGCGTTTACGCCGCTTAACTCTGGCGACAAAGAGTCCTTAATAAACGCGGTCAAGATCGCCAAGAAAGAGAAGGTGGCGGATCTGATCGCCCTGCCGCTTAGCGCGCCAAAGGATAAACAATGA